CCAGAGAAATTCTGGACTGAGATCCGCGTGTAGACTGGCTGCGAGAAAACGCTCTACCAAAGCCCAACCATCTGGATTAAACAGGCTGCGGCTAAAAATGCCAGTCTGCTGCACAGACCAAGCGACCGCGGCAAAACAGACTACCCCCCACAATGTTCGTTGATTTAGGAATGAAGGGCGAGGAGGTAGGTTTGTAGCGGCTTGAGAGGAGCGATCGCGCGTGGGCAACACAGCAAGCTTAATTTAAGGATTCAATTCGATATAGGGCTGTAATCATGGCAGGGGAAACAGCCGTGGCTGGAGCATCAAAAATGATGCGGCCTTGTCTCAAGCCAATGATGCGATCGCAGTGGCTCTGGGCTAGTTCAATCGAATGCAAGCTCATAACCAGAGTTTTGCCTGTGCTTCGACTTAAATCACGTAACAAATCCATGATTTCTCGGCTACGCTCTGGGTCGAGACTAGCGATCGGTTCATCCGCCAGAATTAACGCTGGGTCTTGCACTAAGACACGGGCTAAAGCTACCCGTTGCTGTTGCCCCCCAGAAAGTTGGTCGGTGCGATCGTAAAGCTTTTCAGGAATGCCGACTTGAGTCAGGGCTTTTGCTGCAACTTCCACTTCCAAAGGCCAGAGGAGGGAAATAGCTGCCTGAAACCAAGACCAGCGGCCTAAATGTCCTGCATTGACGTTATGTACCACTCGCAGATTATCAACTAGATGAAACTGTTGGTAGACCGTGCCAATCTGTTGCTGCACTCGCCGCAAGGTGCGAGGGGGAAGCATAGCTAAATTGCGACCGATCGCCCAAACTTCCCCTTGACTAGGGAACAGGGTGCCATTGAGCAAGCTGATTAAGGTACTTTTGCCTGCCCCACTAGGGCCAACCAGAGCCACTCGCTCTCCCGCTTGAATTTGCAAGTTGATGTCAGCCAAAGCAGGAAACTTACCGAACCATTGGCTGACTTGTTTTAACTCCAAAATCGGGACAGCCACACTCATTTAATCTTGCCAATCTCACGACCCACGGCTTCAATTTTGGCGTAGTTGGCATTTTGAGTGGGAATAAACTTCTCTGCCCCGAACAAATCCAAAATTTCCTTTTGCTCTGGCACCTTGGGATCTAGCTTCACCAGCGCGGCCTGCACCTTCTGCGGAAAGTCCTCGCCATAACGCTGCTTAACTTGAGGATTTACCACCCAGTGATAGTCGTAGTAAGCGGGGGTTTGCCACAACACCACAACCTTATCTAGATTGACTTCTCCCGCCTTGACGCGATCGCGCCAAACTTGCTCATTCAGTACGCCAGCGTCGTAAGTTCCTGCTTCTACTAACTTAATCGTGGCATCGTGAGAGCTAGAAAATCCGGGTTGGCCTTTGAAATCATTTAAGCTCATGCCCGCTTGCTGGAGAAAGTATTGCGGCATCAAGCGACCCGAGGTTGAGGACTCACTGCCAAAGGTAAACGTACGACCCTTCAATGCAGTTAATTCTTTGAGGTCTTGAATGGGCGTGAGGCCACTAGATTTGTTAGCGATGAAAATGCTGTGAAACTTTTCGTCAATGTCGCGTTGGGCGATCGC
This region of Trichocoleus desertorum NBK24 genomic DNA includes:
- a CDS encoding putative selenate ABC transporter substrate-binding protein — its product is MQKAGLIGLLLLLLPLGSCSPQPNSTVPAPNASGKVQPLVAGAIPDQDPEKLQRLYGKLADYLSKELSVPVQYKPVTDYTAAVTAFKVGDLDLVWFGGLTGVQARLQVPGAEAIAQRDIDEKFHSIFIANKSSGLTPIQDLKELTALKGRTFTFGSESSTSGRLMPQYFLQQAGMSLNDFKGQPGFSSSHDATIKLVEAGTYDAGVLNEQVWRDRVKAGEVNLDKVVVLWQTPAYYDYHWVVNPQVKQRYGEDFPQKVQAALVKLDPKVPEQKEILDLFGAEKFIPTQNANYAKIEAVGREIGKIK
- a CDS encoding phosphonate ABC transporter ATP-binding protein gives rise to the protein MSVAVPILELKQVSQWFGKFPALADINLQIQAGERVALVGPSGAGKSTLISLLNGTLFPSQGEVWAIGRNLAMLPPRTLRRVQQQIGTVYQQFHLVDNLRVVHNVNAGHLGRWSWFQAAISLLWPLEVEVAAKALTQVGIPEKLYDRTDQLSGGQQQRVALARVLVQDPALILADEPIASLDPERSREIMDLLRDLSRSTGKTLVMSLHSIELAQSHCDRIIGLRQGRIIFDAPATAVSPAMITALYRIESLN